A part of Desulfobacter sp. genomic DNA contains:
- a CDS encoding transporter substrate-binding domain-containing protein, with amino-acid sequence MPLYHSSFLLQVAEKKITNAYFKGIGLCLCFLLMVLSMGECATLKVICDEWPPYQILENGHVTGFSTEVVKMVFDEMKIDIGTISAYPWKRAMVMLEKSRADALFSANFTMERTAFAFYAKEPIICSSWVVWGRKQDHLKFNSFDDFMGKRIGVVRGYSYTPEFWSFVKKHGLYHEVVNDEMNFRKLNAGRVDFIVAELGNGRYISRTLGLDDKIIPFLSPPIKTDCLFIIFNKARVNRTLVDKFSAELKKVKQGSLYKYLHYLNLGFWPAGKD; translated from the coding sequence TTGCCGCTCTATCATTCCTCATTTTTATTACAAGTGGCTGAAAAGAAAATCACCAATGCCTATTTTAAGGGCATCGGCCTGTGCCTCTGCTTCCTGCTGATGGTTCTGAGTATGGGAGAATGCGCAACCCTAAAGGTCATATGCGATGAATGGCCGCCTTATCAGATTCTTGAAAACGGACACGTCACCGGGTTCAGCACAGAAGTTGTCAAAATGGTTTTCGACGAAATGAAAATCGATATTGGGACGATTTCCGCCTATCCTTGGAAACGGGCGATGGTCATGCTGGAAAAAAGTCGGGCCGATGCCCTTTTTTCAGCCAATTTCACCATGGAGAGAACCGCTTTCGCTTTCTATGCCAAGGAGCCCATCATCTGTTCCTCCTGGGTGGTATGGGGCCGGAAGCAAGATCATTTAAAATTCAACTCCTTTGACGATTTTATGGGGAAAAGAATTGGTGTGGTAAGGGGATATAGCTATACCCCTGAATTCTGGTCTTTTGTCAAAAAGCATGGGCTTTATCACGAAGTCGTGAATGATGAGATGAATTTTAGAAAATTAAATGCCGGGCGGGTGGATTTTATTGTGGCTGAATTGGGGAACGGGCGTTACATTTCCCGGACACTGGGGCTGGATGACAAAATCATACCGTTTCTATCCCCCCCTATAAAAACGGATTGTCTGTTTATCATTTTCAATAAAGCGCGTGTAAACCGAACTTTGGTTGACAAATTCTCTGCAGAATTAAAAAAAGTGAAACAGGGATCGCTTTACAAGTACCTGCATTATCTGAATTTGGGTTTCTGGCCTGCTGGCAAAGACTAA
- a CDS encoding Hsp33 family molecular chaperone HslO yields MIKKDIFDHDVKAQFKASAKDRLHRFMMADDQIKGAVVHATRMVREMQANHGLGPLETLILGQAYIAGILVCSGLKGNSRVSVNIQCSGPVKGLDVEANTFGEVRGYLKANPIEVKKPEQVKRLSSLYGAGFITVTKYLDDASVPYSGQIALVHGSIAEDLAEYFLQSEQIPTGFKLSIAFDENEKVIGAGGIFLQALPGVDPDKVAEAERLIQSVDLLGQAFAEEQTPESVIKKAFKDLGPRFLDSNRVEFYCRCNKERMEGYLQGLAEDDRKDIRQNGPFPLETRCHHCNSVYRFSKGELETLLA; encoded by the coding sequence ATGATAAAAAAAGATATATTCGATCATGATGTAAAGGCCCAGTTCAAAGCTTCCGCCAAGGACCGGCTTCACCGGTTTATGATGGCCGATGACCAGATAAAAGGGGCGGTGGTCCATGCCACCCGTATGGTCAGGGAAATGCAGGCCAACCACGGACTCGGCCCCCTTGAAACCCTGATTCTGGGCCAGGCGTATATTGCCGGCATATTGGTGTGTTCCGGCCTGAAGGGCAATTCCCGGGTGTCTGTGAACATTCAATGCTCCGGTCCCGTCAAGGGCCTGGACGTTGAAGCCAATACCTTTGGAGAGGTCCGTGGCTATCTAAAGGCAAATCCCATTGAAGTTAAGAAACCCGAGCAGGTCAAACGTCTTTCATCCCTATACGGTGCGGGCTTTATCACCGTAACCAAATATCTGGATGATGCCAGTGTCCCCTATTCGGGCCAGATCGCCCTGGTCCACGGCTCCATTGCCGAAGACCTGGCAGAATACTTCCTCCAGTCCGAACAGATCCCCACGGGATTCAAGCTTTCCATCGCCTTTGATGAGAATGAAAAGGTTATCGGCGCCGGGGGAATTTTTCTCCAGGCCCTGCCCGGGGTGGATCCGGACAAGGTGGCCGAGGCCGAGCGGTTGATTCAGTCCGTTGATTTACTGGGCCAGGCCTTTGCCGAGGAACAGACACCGGAATCCGTAATAAAAAAGGCGTTCAAGGACCTTGGCCCCCGGTTCCTGGACAGCAACCGGGTGGAATTTTACTGCCGGTGCAATAAGGAGCGTATGGAAGGCTACCTGCAGGGACTGGCCGAGGATGACCGGAAAGATATCCGTCAGAACGGCCCCTTCCCCCTTGAAACCCGGTGCCACCACTGCAACTCCGTCTACCGGTTCTCCAAAGGCGAGTTGGAAACTTTGCTGGCCTAA
- the iorA gene encoding indolepyruvate ferredoxin oxidoreductase subunit alpha, with product MHKLLKDSPGEKIMLLGNEAIARGAVEAGVAFATTYPGTPSSEISLNLFQMSKESDLYFEYSTNEKVALEVAAAAANSGLRTFCMMKHVGLNVAADPLMTLSYVGVTAGMVILTADDPAMFSSQNEQDNRYYAKFGGFPMLEPSSVAEAKEMIKEAFELSESLKQPVILRTTTRINHSNAFVAFGEMKERKTRGRFEKDPMRCVTVPAVSRGLHVKLLERLDSATGLAEKSDFNFVQGDGPLGIIANGVSFHYAEDAVKDLGIEDKTRILRLGFTNPMPAGLIKDFLKDCEKVLVVEEGEPFMEEAVKAFAQEAGITIPIQGKSADLFSRLYEYDPAMVREKIAAFFGFDYTPVNKIDTSDIPEIANRPPNLCSGCSHRATFYAVQKAAEGMDIICPNDIGCYTLGFMPPLSTGDFVICMGSSVSSSCGFGRATDQKVVSFIGDSTFFHSGITGLVNAVFNKHNFTLVILENGITAMTGHQPHPGVDMEQMGMPGYGRVDIEQLVRALGVEHVSVIKPFKVKKSMETIREALAFDGVSVIISKEPCILWAKSMKLKKVRPFEVTDKCTDHKECINGIACPSFYIEAGRVKIDANTCVGCALCAQICPDNAIRPLKQ from the coding sequence ATGCATAAATTGTTAAAGGACAGCCCGGGCGAGAAGATCATGCTTCTGGGCAACGAAGCCATTGCAAGGGGGGCCGTAGAAGCCGGCGTGGCATTTGCCACCACCTATCCGGGCACCCCTTCCTCTGAAATTTCCCTGAATCTTTTTCAGATGTCAAAGGAGTCGGATCTCTATTTCGAATACAGCACCAACGAGAAGGTGGCCCTTGAAGTGGCGGCGGCCGCAGCCAATTCCGGTCTGAGAACCTTTTGCATGATGAAGCATGTGGGCCTGAACGTGGCGGCGGATCCTTTGATGACCCTTTCCTACGTGGGCGTCACCGCCGGCATGGTCATCCTCACCGCCGATGATCCGGCCATGTTTTCCAGCCAGAACGAACAGGACAACCGTTACTATGCCAAATTCGGCGGGTTCCCCATGCTGGAGCCCTCATCCGTGGCCGAGGCCAAGGAGATGATCAAAGAGGCTTTTGAGTTGTCCGAAAGCCTGAAACAGCCGGTGATCCTGAGGACCACCACAAGGATCAACCACTCCAATGCCTTTGTGGCCTTCGGCGAGATGAAGGAACGAAAGACCCGTGGGCGGTTTGAAAAAGATCCCATGCGCTGCGTCACCGTGCCCGCCGTCTCCCGGGGGCTCCATGTCAAGCTCCTTGAACGGCTGGATTCTGCCACCGGGTTGGCTGAAAAATCGGATTTCAATTTTGTCCAGGGCGACGGGCCCTTAGGAATAATTGCCAACGGGGTGAGTTTCCACTATGCCGAAGATGCCGTAAAGGACCTGGGGATTGAAGATAAAACCCGGATTCTGAGGCTGGGATTCACCAATCCCATGCCCGCCGGTCTGATCAAGGATTTCCTTAAAGACTGTGAAAAGGTATTGGTGGTTGAAGAGGGGGAACCCTTTATGGAAGAGGCGGTCAAAGCCTTTGCCCAGGAAGCCGGCATCACCATTCCCATCCAGGGAAAATCCGCGGACCTTTTTTCCCGGCTTTATGAGTATGACCCGGCCATGGTCCGGGAAAAAATCGCTGCCTTTTTCGGTTTTGATTATACCCCGGTAAATAAAATTGACACCTCTGATATACCTGAAATCGCCAACCGCCCCCCGAATCTCTGCTCCGGTTGTTCCCATCGGGCAACCTTCTACGCGGTACAGAAGGCGGCTGAGGGCATGGATATCATCTGTCCCAATGACATCGGTTGCTATACCCTGGGATTCATGCCGCCCCTGTCCACCGGCGATTTTGTCATCTGCATGGGCTCTTCGGTGAGTTCCTCCTGCGGCTTCGGCCGGGCCACGGACCAGAAGGTGGTTTCCTTTATCGGGGACTCCACGTTCTTCCATTCCGGCATCACCGGGCTGGTCAATGCGGTGTTCAATAAACATAATTTCACCCTGGTGATTCTGGAAAACGGAATCACGGCCATGACCGGCCACCAGCCCCATCCCGGCGTGGACATGGAGCAGATGGGCATGCCCGGCTACGGCCGTGTGGACATTGAACAGCTGGTTCGGGCACTAGGGGTGGAGCATGTCTCCGTGATCAAGCCCTTTAAGGTCAAAAAGAGCATGGAAACCATCCGAGAAGCCCTGGCCTTTGACGGGGTGTCCGTCATCATTTCCAAAGAGCCCTGCATCCTCTGGGCCAAGAGCATGAAGCTGAAAAAAGTCCGTCCTTTTGAAGTCACTGACAAGTGTACGGACCACAAGGAATGCATCAACGGCATTGCCTGTCCCTCCTTCTACATTGAAGCGGGGCGGGTGAAGATAGACGCCAACACCTGTGTGGGCTGTGCCCTCTGTGCCCAGATCTGCCCCGACAATGCCATCCGGCCCCTGAAACAATAG
- a CDS encoding indolepyruvate oxidoreductase subunit beta — MKTTRLIIVAVGGQGNLLASKVLGEAALIEGVEVRMSEIHGMAQRGGVVESAIVFGNATSSIISDGEADILLGFEPAETLRAIGRCSADTKVVTNTATLPPFTVGIGKGAYPEVEEIKRVLKEKTAGLVAIDAMALAKEAGSPMSVNIVLLGALIQTNALGFSKESVIEAIRRRTKPAFLDMNLKAFELGFEAAANSVV; from the coding sequence ATGAAAACAACAAGACTGATTATTGTAGCAGTGGGCGGACAGGGCAATCTTCTGGCATCCAAGGTCCTGGGCGAAGCCGCCCTCATCGAAGGCGTGGAGGTAAGGATGAGTGAGATCCACGGCATGGCCCAGCGGGGCGGGGTCGTGGAATCGGCCATTGTATTCGGGAATGCCACAAGCTCCATTATTTCCGACGGTGAGGCGGATATCCTGCTGGGATTTGAGCCGGCCGAAACCCTTCGGGCCATCGGCAGATGCTCCGCCGACACAAAGGTTGTTACCAACACGGCCACCCTGCCGCCCTTTACCGTTGGCATCGGAAAGGGGGCCTATCCAGAGGTGGAAGAGATCAAGCGGGTCCTGAAAGAGAAGACCGCCGGCCTGGTGGCCATTGACGCCATGGCACTGGCCAAGGAAGCGGGCAGCCCCATGAGCGTGAACATCGTGCTCTTGGGTGCCCTGATCCAGACCAATGCCCTGGGCTTTTCCAAGGAGAGCGTCATCGAAGCCATACGCCGGAGAACCAAGCCCGCTTTCCTGGACATGAACCTCAAGGCGTTTGAACTGGGGTTCGAGGCCGCTGCAAACAGTGTCGTTTAA
- the aroQ gene encoding type II 3-dehydroquinate dehydratase: MTTLNLPLVHVINGPNLNMLGKREPEVYGSLSLGDINRDLGELAGELGIELCFFQSNHEGRLLDHIHKIFEQDPAGVIINPGAFTHTSVALRDALLLLSCPIIEVHLSNIHKREPFRHKSLIADIAEGQLTGFGHFGYHMALRAIHHRLSN; this comes from the coding sequence ATGACAACGCTAAATCTTCCCCTGGTCCATGTCATCAACGGTCCCAACCTGAACATGCTGGGTAAACGGGAACCTGAGGTCTACGGCAGCCTGAGCCTGGGTGATATCAACCGGGATCTCGGTGAACTGGCCGGTGAACTGGGCATTGAACTTTGTTTCTTTCAATCCAACCACGAGGGAAGGCTCTTAGACCATATCCACAAAATCTTTGAACAAGACCCCGCCGGGGTGATCATCAATCCCGGCGCCTTCACCCATACGTCGGTGGCCCTGAGGGACGCCTTGCTGTTACTCTCCTGTCCCATCATTGAGGTCCACCTTTCAAATATCCACAAGCGGGAGCCCTTCCGCCACAAATCCCTGATCGCAGATATTGCTGAAGGCCAGCTTACCGGTTTCGGCCATTTCGGTTACCATATGGCCTTGCGGGCCATTCACCACCGTCTCAGCAATTGA
- the mqnB gene encoding futalosine hydrolase produces the protein MLSPGLLILCATEFEVAAFLKEFPHAQKTRVKSGGCLYMTSQWHCLVTGPGVFNTALGLGGYLENHTPALILDTGIAGAFEGAGLKNGDIALAAREHYIHTGVGNEPLSRSPLPFELVPGYPETGRGIYGFDPERVGRWQARMAESLEFESAPLPRIDTGAFLTVSAITEGRESAAALYGRFRPLMESMEGAAAAHCALCFGVPMVEIRAASNRVGERDKAKWDFPLACDRVRSICRAALATGSRD, from the coding sequence ATGCTGAGTCCCGGGCTTCTCATCCTATGCGCTACTGAATTTGAGGTGGCCGCCTTTTTAAAGGAATTTCCCCACGCCCAAAAGACAAGGGTTAAATCCGGGGGATGCCTTTACATGACATCCCAATGGCACTGTCTGGTTACCGGTCCCGGCGTATTCAACACCGCCCTGGGCCTGGGGGGCTACCTGGAGAATCATACCCCGGCCCTCATCCTTGACACGGGCATCGCAGGGGCCTTTGAAGGGGCGGGCCTGAAAAACGGTGATATTGCCCTTGCCGCCAGGGAACACTATATCCACACCGGTGTGGGCAATGAGCCCCTGTCACGCTCCCCCCTTCCCTTTGAACTGGTTCCCGGTTATCCGGAGACGGGCCGGGGCATCTACGGGTTTGACCCTGAACGGGTCGGGCGCTGGCAGGCAAGGATGGCGGAGAGCCTGGAATTTGAATCGGCTCCTCTCCCCAGGATTGATACCGGTGCTTTTCTGACGGTTTCAGCCATCACAGAAGGACGGGAAAGTGCCGCAGCGCTTTACGGCCGGTTTCGGCCCTTGATGGAATCCATGGAAGGGGCCGCCGCCGCCCATTGTGCCCTTTGTTTCGGCGTCCCCATGGTGGAGATCCGGGCCGCCTCCAACCGGGTCGGGGAGAGGGACAAGGCCAAGTGGGACTTCCCCCTGGCCTGTGACCGGGTCCGTTCGATTTGCAGGGCTGCCCTGGCGACAGGTTCCCGGGACTAA
- a CDS encoding PAS domain S-box protein yields the protein MAFTLRHKVNGAIIITFALIAFVYTFIFLAQQKHRGDAALRDVETLLEALVERDTEELANEIFDHRFKAIAIRIDEMRKVRGIQGISIFDHTGKLLVSNGNELIRQDIGPKEKTEITRAHLIREETWQQRGALLFLKEIRFLGEHLGYIRIHYSLEEMENDRRLSHFLYAGLLLTIFFLMLIVLNWILSRAILHPITYLEDATRNIVQGDLEKTIDMKRRDELGNLAQSFETMRDAVKEKISDLKRITSIIESTSDLVSIATPDKAILYMNRAGRQMMGWYLNVSLKDRYLMDLHPEDAFGEIETNGLPTAVDRGTWEGESLLLRSDGTKIPVSLVLISHTDNQGRLEYISAIMRDISQTKAAENELRYLRNYLGHIIDSMPSILVGVDRDGRVTQWNQAAQKATGLSAAQSLGMKLDKVLPDMGKEMEKVMEAIQFRSLQFSAKVPRKTGDQIRYEDVTIYPLEREGMEGAVIRIDDVTDKVHFEEMMIQGEKMLSVGGLAAGMAHEINNPLAGIIQTASVMGNRLALKKSIPANIKAAENAGTTVDAISRYMEARQIPKFLDAINESGLRIASIVGNMLNFSRKSDTSFSTQDPVDLMDKVLELAATDFDLKKHFDFKSIEIIRQYETDLPDVMCEGSKIQQVLLNLLSNGAHAMSATPDPKFTIRIGLDASGMLKMEVEDNGPGMEENIRKRIFEPFFTTKPVGIGTGLGLAVSYFIITEHHNGKMEVVSKPGEGSNFIIHLPLEQG from the coding sequence ATGGCTTTTACTTTAAGGCATAAGGTCAACGGGGCAATTATCATCACCTTTGCCCTGATCGCCTTTGTATATACCTTTATTTTTCTGGCCCAGCAAAAACACCGGGGGGACGCCGCCCTCAGAGATGTAGAAACCCTGCTGGAGGCCCTGGTTGAAAGGGATACGGAAGAACTGGCCAATGAGATCTTTGACCACCGGTTTAAGGCCATTGCCATCCGGATCGACGAAATGCGGAAAGTCCGGGGCATTCAAGGCATCAGCATTTTTGATCATACAGGGAAACTGCTGGTATCCAACGGAAACGAACTGATCCGGCAGGATATCGGCCCCAAAGAAAAAACTGAGATTACCAGGGCCCACCTGATCCGGGAAGAGACCTGGCAACAACGGGGCGCACTGCTCTTTTTAAAGGAAATCCGCTTCCTGGGTGAACACTTGGGATATATACGGATCCACTACTCCCTGGAGGAAATGGAAAATGACCGCAGACTCTCCCATTTCCTTTACGCCGGCCTGCTGCTGACCATCTTTTTCCTCATGCTCATCGTACTGAACTGGATTCTTTCAAGGGCCATCCTCCACCCCATCACCTATCTGGAAGATGCCACCCGCAACATCGTCCAGGGGGATCTTGAAAAGACCATCGACATGAAGCGACGGGACGAACTGGGAAACCTGGCCCAGAGCTTTGAAACAATGAGGGATGCCGTCAAGGAAAAAATCTCAGACCTCAAACGGATCACCAGTATCATTGAATCCACCAGCGACCTGGTTTCCATTGCCACCCCGGATAAGGCCATTTTATATATGAACCGGGCGGGCAGGCAGATGATGGGATGGTATTTAAACGTTTCCCTTAAGGACAGGTATCTGATGGATCTTCATCCTGAAGACGCCTTTGGGGAAATTGAAACAAATGGACTGCCCACTGCCGTTGACAGGGGAACCTGGGAGGGGGAGTCCCTGCTGCTCAGGTCCGACGGAACAAAAATCCCGGTATCCCTGGTGCTCATTTCCCACACAGATAACCAGGGCCGCCTTGAATATATTTCCGCCATCATGCGGGATATTTCACAGACCAAGGCGGCGGAAAACGAACTCCGCTATCTTCGCAACTACCTGGGCCATATCATCGACTCCATGCCCTCGATCCTGGTAGGGGTTGACAGGGACGGCCGGGTAACCCAATGGAACCAGGCCGCCCAGAAGGCAACCGGCCTCAGTGCGGCCCAGAGTCTGGGGATGAAGCTGGACAAGGTTCTGCCCGATATGGGCAAGGAGATGGAAAAAGTCATGGAGGCCATTCAGTTCAGATCCCTTCAGTTCAGCGCCAAGGTTCCCAGAAAAACAGGCGACCAGATCCGGTACGAGGATGTAACCATATACCCCCTGGAAAGGGAGGGAATGGAAGGCGCGGTGATCCGCATAGACGATGTCACCGATAAAGTCCATTTTGAAGAGATGATGATCCAGGGGGAAAAGATGCTCTCCGTCGGCGGGCTGGCCGCCGGCATGGCCCATGAGATCAACAACCCCCTGGCAGGCATCATACAGACGGCCAGTGTCATGGGCAACCGCCTGGCCCTAAAAAAATCCATACCCGCCAATATAAAGGCTGCAGAAAATGCGGGGACAACCGTGGATGCCATATCCCGGTACATGGAAGCCAGACAGATCCCAAAATTCCTTGATGCCATTAATGAATCCGGCCTGCGGATTGCTTCCATTGTCGGAAACATGCTCAACTTCTCAAGAAAAAGCGATACCTCTTTCTCAACCCAAGATCCCGTTGATCTCATGGATAAGGTGCTTGAACTGGCCGCCACCGACTTTGACCTGAAAAAACACTTTGACTTTAAATCCATTGAGATTATCAGGCAATATGAAACCGATTTACCCGATGTGATGTGTGAAGGCAGCAAAATCCAGCAGGTGCTACTGAATCTTTTAAGCAACGGCGCCCACGCCATGTCCGCCACACCTGATCCGAAATTCACCATCAGGATCGGACTGGACGCATCAGGGATGCTGAAAATGGAAGTTGAGGATAACGGGCCCGGCATGGAAGAAAACATCCGTAAAAGAATCTTTGAACCCTTTTTCACCACAAAACCGGTGGGGATCGGCACCGGCCTCGGGCTTGCTGTTTCCTATTTTATCATCACCGAACATCATAATGGGAAAATGGAGGTGGTTTCAAAACCCGGAGAAGGGAGCAATTTCATCATACATCTCCCCCTGGAACAAGGATAG
- a CDS encoding ABC transporter substrate-binding protein, translating to MKLSQRIIIIISLIITATFSQAAETVKIASIFAKTGKAAAGNLSAITGVRFAVRQLNQQGGLLGKTVEIIEYDNHSTSLHSKKAAQKAAEAGVAAVFGANWSSHSMAMAPVLQAARIPMLAIYSTNPAVTRAGDFIFRVCFIDSFQGRIMSNFAFRDLKARTAAVLINASQKYSEGLADFFIRDFQAKGGKILFKADYLHDATDYSPPLEAIVTLKPDVVFVPGNIVDSALIIKQARDMGLEIPFLGGDGWGTSMYDHAGAALHGAYFTVHWHEENQAPQSRHFVTEYYRNFKKPPVDSGTALAFDAVFLFADAVKRAGSIEPEKVRPALAATRDFNGITGKIAFNEGRDPVKSAIILKFDDGKTRYVKTVQP from the coding sequence ATGAAATTAAGTCAGCGTATTATTATCATCATTTCTTTGATCATCACGGCCACCTTCAGTCAGGCCGCCGAAACCGTAAAAATCGCCTCCATATTTGCAAAAACCGGTAAAGCCGCGGCGGGCAATCTGAGTGCAATTACAGGGGTAAGATTTGCCGTTCGCCAACTGAACCAGCAGGGCGGGCTCCTGGGCAAAACGGTGGAAATCATCGAATATGACAATCACAGCACCTCGCTCCACTCAAAAAAGGCGGCCCAGAAAGCCGCAGAAGCAGGGGTTGCCGCCGTGTTCGGAGCCAATTGGAGTTCCCATTCAATGGCCATGGCACCGGTGCTACAGGCCGCCCGCATCCCCATGCTGGCCATTTACTCGACCAATCCGGCGGTCACCCGGGCAGGTGATTTTATATTCAGGGTCTGTTTCATCGACTCTTTCCAGGGAAGAATCATGTCCAATTTTGCCTTTCGGGACCTCAAGGCCCGGACCGCTGCGGTACTCATCAATGCCAGCCAGAAGTACAGCGAAGGCCTGGCAGATTTTTTTATCAGGGACTTTCAGGCAAAAGGCGGAAAAATACTATTCAAAGCCGATTATCTTCACGATGCAACGGATTATTCTCCCCCACTCGAAGCCATTGTCACCCTTAAACCGGATGTGGTTTTTGTTCCAGGCAACATTGTGGATTCTGCACTAATCATTAAACAGGCCAGGGATATGGGCCTGGAGATTCCTTTTCTCGGCGGAGACGGGTGGGGCACGTCCATGTATGATCATGCCGGGGCTGCACTTCATGGGGCATATTTTACCGTCCATTGGCATGAAGAAAACCAGGCGCCCCAAAGCCGGCATTTTGTAACAGAGTATTACCGGAATTTCAAAAAGCCGCCTGTGGATTCAGGTACAGCCCTGGCCTTTGATGCGGTTTTCCTTTTTGCCGATGCCGTCAAAAGGGCCGGTTCCATTGAACCGGAAAAGGTCCGCCCAGCCCTTGCAGCCACCCGGGACTTTAACGGGATTACGGGAAAAATCGCTTTTAATGAAGGCCGGGATCCGGTTAAGTCTGCCATAATACTAAAATTTGACGACGGAAAAACCCGTTACGTTAAAACGGTTCAGCCATAA
- a CDS encoding ABC transporter substrate-binding protein, giving the protein MNLRISSATMILVLLAASIPAFAGTARVGAIFSKTGKSVLDNASTLNGIRLAIDELNQNGGVLGRQIELIEFDNQSTALGSKRAAREAVKAGVVAVFGAIYSTHSLAMAPVLQAAAIPMISPYSTHTDLTRVGDYIFRVCYTDPFQGKIMANFAFQDMKTRTAGILVNANRKYSESLAKFFDQSYTQLGGKIVFTGNYLGTTVDFTPLLEKIKQFMPEVIFMPGSSKEAGLLISQARAQGIQIPFLGGDGWNDSIYEIMGDVIEGNYYSNHWHPEKQGEKSRKLVIKYQAEFGKIDPGVALANDCVYLFADAVRRAGSFDPKRIRDAIAETRDFQGVTGVISFDKNGDPIKPAVILKFEKGTSVYVKTVRP; this is encoded by the coding sequence ATGAATTTACGGATATCCTCAGCGACGATGATCTTGGTTTTACTTGCAGCCTCAATCCCGGCTTTTGCCGGAACGGCAAGGGTTGGCGCCATTTTTTCAAAAACCGGCAAATCGGTACTGGACAATGCCTCGACATTAAACGGCATCCGGCTCGCCATTGACGAGTTAAATCAGAACGGCGGGGTTTTAGGCCGGCAGATTGAATTAATTGAATTTGACAACCAGAGCACAGCCCTGGGATCAAAACGGGCTGCCCGGGAAGCCGTCAAGGCGGGGGTGGTAGCCGTGTTCGGCGCCATATACAGCACCCACTCCCTGGCCATGGCACCGGTTCTCCAGGCGGCGGCAATTCCCATGATTTCGCCCTATTCCACCCATACCGACCTGACCCGCGTCGGAGACTATATTTTCCGCGTCTGCTACACAGACCCCTTCCAGGGAAAAATAATGGCCAACTTCGCTTTCCAGGATATGAAAACAAGAACCGCCGGCATCCTTGTCAATGCCAACCGCAAGTACAGCGAAAGCCTGGCAAAATTCTTTGACCAATCCTACACCCAGCTGGGGGGGAAAATAGTATTCACCGGAAATTATCTGGGTACCACAGTGGATTTCACCCCTCTGCTGGAAAAAATCAAACAATTTATGCCGGAGGTCATCTTCATGCCCGGCTCCTCAAAGGAGGCCGGCCTGCTCATCAGCCAGGCACGGGCCCAGGGGATTCAAATCCCATTTCTCGGCGGTGACGGGTGGAACGATTCAATATATGAAATCATGGGAGATGTCATTGAAGGGAACTATTATTCAAACCACTGGCACCCTGAAAAACAAGGGGAAAAAAGCCGGAAACTGGTCATAAAATACCAGGCAGAATTTGGAAAAATTGATCCGGGGGTCGCCCTGGCCAATGACTGCGTCTATCTTTTTGCCGATGCCGTGCGCAGGGCAGGCAGTTTTGACCCCAAACGCATACGCGACGCCATAGCGGAAACCCGGGATTTCCAAGGGGTCACCGGGGTCATCAGTTTTGATAAAAACGGGGACCCCATAAAACCTGCCGTCATACTGAAATTTGAAAAAGGCACCTCAGTCTATGTTAAAACGGTACGGCCCTGA